One window from the genome of Euzebyales bacterium encodes:
- a CDS encoding NAD kinase — MDRIALIADTNNTRAAQAAADLTDRYPFAPEPAADVGVVVGGDGFMLRTLHRLLDDQRRLPLYGLNCGTVGFLLNRYLPEHLPERIRDARPTSLHPIQLHAIHGRGQRTTRLAINEVSLFRASAQTARIRVTVDGDVQMDELHGDGLIIATGAGSTAYNRSAGGPILPLTARLLAVTPVAAFRPRSWRGALLSSDAEITLEILDSDKRPVNAAADHHEVTNVRKVIVTQRPDRPMTLLFDRNHTLESRILAEQFR; from the coding sequence GTGGACCGCATCGCCCTCATCGCCGACACCAACAACACCCGGGCAGCGCAAGCCGCCGCGGACCTGACCGACCGTTACCCCTTCGCGCCCGAGCCCGCCGCCGACGTCGGCGTGGTCGTCGGGGGCGACGGGTTCATGCTGCGCACCCTGCACCGCCTACTCGACGACCAGCGCAGACTGCCGTTGTACGGTTTGAACTGCGGAACCGTCGGGTTCCTGCTCAACCGCTACCTGCCCGAGCACCTCCCAGAACGCATCCGCGACGCCCGGCCCACCAGCCTGCACCCCATCCAGTTGCACGCCATACACGGCCGCGGGCAGCGCACCACGCGACTGGCCATCAACGAGGTCTCACTGTTCCGCGCGTCGGCACAGACCGCGCGGATCCGTGTGACCGTCGACGGCGACGTCCAGATGGACGAACTCCACGGCGACGGGCTGATCATCGCCACCGGCGCCGGCAGCACCGCCTACAACCGCTCCGCCGGCGGACCAATCCTCCCGCTGACCGCACGACTGCTGGCCGTCACACCGGTCGCCGCGTTCCGACCCCGCAGCTGGCGTGGCGCGCTGCTGTCCAGCGACGCCGAGATCACCCTCGAGATCCTCGACAGCGACAAACGCCCCGTCAACGCCGCCGCCGACCACCACGAGGTGACCAACGTCCGTAAGGTCATCGTCACGCAACGACCCGACCGACCGATGACCCTGCTGTTCGACCGCAACCACACACTGGAAAGCCGCATCCTCGCCGAACAGTTCCGCTGA
- a CDS encoding AAA family ATPase, with translation MAARRSRRFVGRDAEMELVRAALAAHQLPFAVLYVHGPGGIGKTSLLTMLAATAESARATVVYIDGRDIVAQPAAVLAVLRGSADLTVSDGAGPITAASGRRIVVLIDSYERLAALDAWVRDDLLPRLPSDALIIIGDRSPPDPAWRVDPAWRDLLRVISLRNLHPHACHRYLEMSGIAPELHAPLVQASHGHPLGLSLLTDVVARGGDVTVDPLTPDLVATVLERFVDAVPSGVHRQALEVCALARVTTESLLRDALDVSDAFEIFRWLRDLSFVDVGPAGLFPHDLARDALDADLRWRDPDAYTVVFRRVRDHIVHRLRSTFGVDRRRAIFDLKFVFRNLPSVLSPVDWDVWGQRHPEPAHADDRDAVLELVRHAEGDVSAAIAGRWWECEHTAFFVVRGDHGDVRGVITLLDLTAASDADRAADPGAQAAWAHAHRQAPPRPGEIVTQTRFTVDRDAYQGPSPTLNAVPILTLQRYLDMPNLAWDYLALFEPEPWNDYFALADLPRAHGADFTVGGRRYGLFAHDFRRVPVHDLLTLWTERALAQEPTALEPAAPAVLVMSQPEFTAAVRQALRDLHCPDLLARNPLLRTRLLRAHAGTDEPDATALRELLDMAVDTLRQHPRDDKRLRAIDRTYLRPAGTQESAAALLGLAFSTYRRHLTQGVDRIVAWLWDREIYGVA, from the coding sequence ATGGCAGCCCGCCGGTCGCGCCGATTCGTGGGTCGCGACGCCGAGATGGAGTTGGTGCGGGCAGCGTTGGCGGCGCACCAACTTCCCTTCGCGGTGCTCTACGTCCACGGTCCCGGAGGCATCGGCAAGACCAGCCTGCTCACGATGCTGGCGGCGACCGCCGAGAGCGCCCGTGCCACCGTCGTCTACATCGACGGACGCGATATCGTTGCACAGCCGGCCGCCGTGCTGGCCGTGCTGCGCGGATCCGCGGACCTCACGGTCAGCGACGGCGCCGGTCCGATCACCGCGGCGTCAGGCCGTCGGATCGTCGTGCTGATCGACTCGTATGAGCGGCTGGCAGCACTCGACGCCTGGGTGCGCGATGACCTGTTGCCGCGGCTGCCGTCGGACGCACTCATCATCATCGGGGACCGATCGCCTCCTGATCCCGCGTGGCGCGTCGATCCCGCATGGCGCGACCTGCTGCGTGTCATCTCGCTACGCAACCTGCACCCCCACGCCTGCCACCGGTACCTGGAGATGAGCGGCATTGCCCCCGAGCTGCACGCGCCGCTGGTCCAGGCGTCGCACGGCCATCCGCTCGGGTTGTCGCTGTTGACCGACGTTGTCGCCCGTGGCGGCGATGTCACGGTCGATCCGTTGACGCCTGATCTCGTCGCGACGGTGCTGGAACGCTTTGTTGACGCCGTCCCGAGCGGCGTGCACCGGCAGGCGCTTGAGGTGTGTGCGTTGGCGCGGGTCACGACCGAGTCGCTGTTGCGCGACGCGCTCGACGTCTCCGACGCGTTCGAGATCTTCCGGTGGCTTCGGGACCTGTCGTTCGTGGACGTCGGCCCGGCTGGGTTGTTCCCGCACGACCTCGCACGCGACGCGCTCGACGCTGACCTGCGCTGGCGGGATCCCGACGCGTACACGGTGGTGTTCCGCCGCGTCCGAGACCACATCGTGCACCGGCTGCGGTCGACCTTCGGTGTCGACAGGCGGCGCGCGATCTTCGATCTCAAGTTCGTGTTCCGCAACCTACCGAGCGTGCTGTCGCCGGTTGATTGGGATGTTTGGGGCCAGCGCCACCCGGAGCCGGCCCACGCTGACGACCGCGACGCCGTGTTGGAGCTGGTCCGCCATGCCGAGGGCGACGTGTCCGCCGCGATCGCCGGGCGCTGGTGGGAATGCGAACACACCGCGTTCTTCGTCGTGCGCGGTGACCACGGCGACGTCCGGGGGGTCATCACGCTGCTCGACCTCACCGCGGCGTCCGACGCCGACCGCGCCGCGGATCCCGGTGCACAGGCGGCATGGGCCCACGCCCACCGCCAGGCACCGCCACGACCCGGCGAGATCGTGACCCAGACACGCTTCACGGTCGACCGTGACGCCTACCAGGGGCCGTCGCCCACGCTCAACGCCGTACCGATCCTCACGCTCCAGCGGTACCTGGACATGCCGAACCTGGCGTGGGACTACCTGGCACTGTTCGAGCCCGAGCCGTGGAACGACTACTTCGCGCTGGCCGACCTGCCGCGCGCGCACGGCGCGGACTTCACGGTCGGCGGCCGACGGTACGGCCTGTTCGCCCACGACTTCCGCCGCGTTCCCGTCCATGACCTCCTGACGCTGTGGACCGAACGAGCGCTCGCGCAGGAACCCACGGCGCTTGAACCTGCGGCACCGGCTGTGCTGGTGATGTCACAGCCCGAGTTCACCGCCGCCGTCCGCCAGGCGCTGCGGGACCTTCACTGTCCTGACCTGCTGGCCCGCAACCCGCTGCTGCGCACTCGTCTGCTCCGTGCCCACGCCGGCACCGACGAGCCCGACGCCACGGCGTTGCGGGAGCTGCTCGATATGGCCGTCGACACCCTGCGGCAGCATCCGCGCGACGACAAGCGCCTACGCGCGATCGACCGCACCTACCTGCGGCCGGCTGGAACGCAGGAGTCCGCAGCGGCGCTGCTCGGGCTGGCGTTCAGCACCTACCGCCGCCACCTCACCCAGGGCGTCGACCGGATCGTGGCATGGCTGTGGGACCGCGAAATCTACGGCGTCGCGTAG